DNA from Rhodothermales bacterium:
CACAAAGTCCAGTTGCTCTTCGGCCTCCGAACGGACGAGAACGTGGTCCGCACTTGCGTCCGAAAACAAGGCAAGGCTCCAGCAGATGATGACGTTGACTACGACGGCGGCCACGAATGCGAGTAGCATGCGTTTTCTCACCATCGTGCCTCTGCGCGTGGAGAAATATCGCATGGCTTGCCTGGCCCGGAACGCGCCGTCATCTTCGAGGTGAGGGTCGTAGTGGGAATCGGTCATGTCGAAAAAGACGAAACCCCGACCTGCAAATACAAGCCGGGGCCATGATTAGACTTTCGATAAGGCGTCTCGACGCGGTCCCCAACCTGGCGGCGGTAGACAATTGAACCTGCTTCTTTCGTAACTGGGGTCATTCGCCAAAAGTGTTTCTGACTCGCTGCGATTTCTTGAAATACAGCGTCCAGACTATCGCCCACAACACGGAAAAGCCGACGATTCCCAAGAGTATCGTTACGACCCCAAACAGTTCATCCTGCATCATCGGATCCCAGGTGCCCGACGGCATCAGGATGACACTCAGTGAGCGTAGAGTCATGAGGACGGCTGCGGCCCACAACAGGGCGATATTCCACTGCGGTGCTTTCCGGGATTTAGAAAGAATGAGCAGTAATGGTACCGCGAGGATGAGGAAGATCGCGATCATTAGGGCAATGGGATACTCGAAAAACCACCCCGAAAGACCCATCGAATACACGATCAGGAGCGGGATCGATCCTATGAGATACACCAGAAGCCAACCTCCCGTCCCTTCCAACGTGTTGTCTTCCATCGAATCCGCTCTTGTCTGTGATTAAGACGATCGCGTCTACGTATCACGAGAAACATGTTTCGGCTCTTGTACGCGTGCTCACGGATACGTACGCCACGACCTACAATCGCCGGTCCCCTGAAACCGACAGCCCCAGCGTACCATGTGGCCTTCATTCGGATGAACGCCAGAACTGCGCCGTATGCGACCACCTCAGAACGAATGGAGGACTAGATCATGGACTCAGCTCTTCGCTTAATTCTGATTCGCCCGGTATGTCTTCGGTGGTCGCGGTCGGTGCTACTGGGTTTTCCCCTACAGAAGGTTTGAACGCGAGTATCGTTCTTCGACTGATGCATACTCAGGTTTCCTTTTGGAGGTCAAGCCATGCTGAGGCGCTCCTTGCTTGTTGGACTGCTCGTGAACGTACTAGTCATCTGTGGTTGTTCGGAGTCGCCCGCAGATCCCGACCTGGGTTCCGATCCGACAGATCCTGCGGGGACTGTTCAGGCCGCCGTCGAATCATTTCGAACAGCACATCCCCACGTGCTGAGTGCGGTCGGACTCATCCAGCAAGCCAATGGGCAGTTGGCAGAAGGCTTCGAGGGCTTCCTCGATGAATCCCGTACAACAGCGATCGGCCCGGACACCAGATTCAGCATCGGGAGTATCACAAAGACGTTCACCGCGACGATGGTCCTCCAGCTGACCGAGGAGGGCCTCGTCGGGCTTGACGAGCCGCTGGCACTGTACGTCTCACCTGCGTGGTCGGCCGTGCTGGACAGCATCCAATATGGGCAGGAGGTTACCGTCCGGCAGGCATTGGGGCACCGTAGCGGAATCTATGATTACCTGATCTCTCCGCTCCAGGCCGAAATTCTCGCCGACCCATCACGCACGTACACGCCATTAGAGGCGTTCCGGCACGTCAAGGATGGCCCGCCCGACTTCCCACCTGGGACCGAGTTTAATTACTCGAACACCAATTTTCTCATCCTTGGGAACGTCGTCGAGAACATGACGCGGCAATCGTACAACGAGGCCTTGCGGGCGCGCATTCTCTCGCCCGTCGGCATGGTGAACACATTCATGTTTGACGGCTCGACTGCATCGCAACGGGCCGGGATTGCTCATAGCTACGCAACGATTGGAGGGGGTCGATTCGATGTCCTGGACTTCTCTGGAGCTGGATGGTCGCTCGGAGTCGGGGGCATCATCAGCACCGCTGGGGACCTCGTGACGTTCTTGAGGTCTCTAGGGTCCGGTCAGTTGTTCGCCAACAGCGAAACTCTCGACATGATGACCGACCTCGGCGAAAACACCTGGTACGGGCTAGGAGTCCAGATCGACGAGCAGCCCTTCGTAGGCCGCTGCTTTGGTCATGGGGGTTACAGTTTCGGATCGACGGCGAACGTTCGTTATTGCCCTGCCACCGATGTTTCTTTCAGCGCTTTCTATGCGAGCGACGGGGTGATCTTAGGGGCCAATCTGGATATCCTCGATCGAATCTTGAGCGCCGAGTTTGACTGACGGCCAGGGCTCTCTGGGCTTTAACAATGTCCTCTGACTTTGCCTGGGTCGTTCGGATGCACTGTCACGCACATCTGCACACACGGCCTCAAGAAGGGCCGGGCCATCTGATCGGCGTCTGCGACGCGTTCTGGCGGCCCTGATGCCCTCGTCCAGAGTCGGGGCAACAGAATCCGCCAGGCGCTTGGAGGATCCGCACACTCCGAGAACCATCGCAATCGGCGAGAGAAACATGGTCCTCGCGTGCACGACTGCAATACCGAGAACGTGATGCTGACTGCAGTCTACTGCTGTCGACCCGTGACGCGCCGCAGCAGATTCTGAAGTTTCGACCGCAAGAGGCTCTCGTCAATGGCCTCGGGGTAAAGCGCATGCGGTCCCTCATAAAGCCCTCCGCCTCCGGTCCCGTCGAAAACTCGAACCGCGATGACATTGTAGTCGTCGAACTTAAGCACGTCGGCGGGTATTCGGTACTCACGGGATCGCCGCCAGTCCTCGCCCGACATGTCGCCACTGTCGATTGCACCCGTTCTTCCCACCTCACGGCCGTTGACGAAGGTCGCATCGACATCGTCGATCTTGCCGAGGACCAACACGTACGGCACGGGCTCCGGCTGCGCGGGGAGGAAGAACTCCTTGCGATACCAGGCATATCCGTCGTAGTCGCGGAAGCCCTGCGGCTCCCAGTTTCCTGGCACGGTAACAGTGGACCATCCTTGCTTTTCGATCTCGGTCTCCGCCCATGAGTTGTTGTCGCCGGTTCGGAAGGACCAGACTCCGTCGAGGCGGATAAAGTCAGTCTCGGTGGACGGGCGGGCTCCGATCCCGATTCGGCCTTCCATGATGCCACCGTCTCCGGTCTGGTCGTATACGCGGACCGCAATGATGTTTTCGCCAGCCGGATCCAGGACCCCGCGCGGAACAGCGTATTCTCGAAAGGCGCTGTATGCCGAGTAGTAGGCCGGCGGCATGCCGCCCGTCGCACCGACGAAGATGCCGTTCAGGAAGACTTCATCCACGTCGTCTATGCGGCCGACGTGGAGTACGAGATCCGCGTCCTCCAGACTCGCAGGGATCTTGAATGCGCGGCGGTACCACGCGAACCCATCGTAGTTCGAGAAACCCTGCGGTTCCCAAGGCCCCGGGACGTCGATGGCGGTCCACTGACCCTCCTCGGGCGACGGCATCTTCCACGCGAGATCGTCACCGACGCTGAACTGCCACTGCCCCGAGAGATCAATGTGAAGTTGATTCTCCGACTGCTGAGCACGGGATAGTGGAGTCGCGAATGTGAACAAAGCGAGCGCTATGATACTAATAGTCGCTGGACGAACAGACATTGGCGATACGCAGATTTTCTTCAGACACTCTGGTTTCAACTTCAAGGTACGCAGCCCGACGCCCAGAGATGCGCCGGCAGCCTCAGGGCTCACAGTCTGCCATCCATTTTGGCACACCAGAAGAACGCCACATCCAACGCCGGCAGATACTGCCAAAACTCGTCCCAGCTAACTCAACGGGTCTGAAAGGATTACTCGCTCAAGCAGGTTAGCAGCCAGGACGCCTATCGCAAACATGGCGAAGTCCAACGGATCAAAGGTGCGCCCAAAGATCGGGACACCGAAGTACTGCAGTGTCTCGGTCAGGACTCCCACACCCAATACCAGGAGGGCTCTCAGGAGCCTGCCGTGAAGAAGCGTAATCTTCTGAACCCCAAGAAGCAGGTACATCGCGAACGGAAGCAGGATATCAATCAGGTAGCCATTGACAAACCCCGGCAACGGACCCCCATACTGCGGGCCCGTCACGAAATGGATCCCGCCCACAGCCAGGCAGATGGCTACGACGACTGGCTTCCAGTAGCGTGGCGCAGGACTTTCTTTGTTCAGATGCACTCTTTCGCTTGAGCCACTCAGTATTTGTGGGCCAAAAGAAAGGTGCCAACGCATAGTCGGTCAACCGGGGAATCCCTGAAACCAAATACCCTGACCTGCATCGCAAGCCGGGCCTCTGTCATTTGAGATAGAACACTCACCTCCACAATCTGCCCCGTCTTTCCGTAGTCCTCGCCTGGGGCGGCAGAAGTAGATGCCGCTCGTTAGGCGTGAACCCGGATCGACTTGGCATTCTCGGCCAGCGAATATTCTTGTCGGGCGTGGTGTCCGTCCTCGAACGCGCGAATCCGCGCGTCGTTGGCGGACCTCAATGACCTCGCGGTATATTGTACGGCACTGTCTATTTCCCGATTTGCGTTTCTTCGGCACCTTCCGGGCATTCACCCACCTTACTCGCCACAATCTGCATCCCGTACCTGTGCCCGAACGTGTCCCCGTCCATCCGCGCATCAGCCTCGCCATCGTGGCCACAATTCTCATCTCCGGATGCGAATTGTTCGGGCCTGCACAGGGTGTGAGAGCAACCCGCACCGCATTGCTGATGGATGGTGGAAGGGCAATCTGCACACTCACACGCTCTGGAGTGACGGAGACGACTACCCGGAAATGGTCGTGGACTGGTATAAGCGAAACGGCTACCATTTCGTGGCACTTTCCGACCACGACGTTCTGCCGGAGGGATCACGGTGGATTCGCGCTTCCACTCAGAAGAAAGGATTGTCCGCCTTTCGGTTGTACAAAGACCGATTCGACGCCGTGTCCGTTGAACTCGCGGGGCAGTTGATCGTACGGCTCAAGACGCTGGAGGAATTCCGTCCCCTTTTCGAGGAGGCAGACCGCTTCTTGATCATACAGAGTGAGGAAATCTCTGATAACTTTGAGAGCATCGATGTCCACATCAACGCGACCAACATAAGGGAGTTGATACCCGCCCAGCATGGTCGAACTGTTGGAGAAGTGCTTCAGAACAACATCGACGCGGTCCTCGAACAGCGGCGGCGATCGGGGCAAGCGATGATCCCGCATGTCAGTCATCCCAATCTCGGCTGGGCGATAACGGCCGGCGACATCGCTGATCTTAGAGGAGAAAAGTTCTTTGAGGTCTTCAATGGTCACCCAGGAGCAAATAGTGCAGGCGACAGAAATCACCCGGCCACGGACGTGATGTGGGACGAAATACTCGTACAGCGTCTTACCCGCGGTGAGGACATCATCTATGGCCTTGCCGTCGACGATGCACATCACTATCGAGAGTGGCATTCCACGTTGACCAATCCCGGTCGAGGCTGGGTCATGGTTCGAGCCCGTCCAGAGCTCACGGCGGAATCCATTGTTGAGGCGCTGGAATCGGGTGACTTCTATAGCTCGACGGGTGTCGTCCTGGACGATATTGTATTCGATGGAACATCGATTCGGATCGAAATACAGGCGGAGCCCGAAATCCTGTACGAGACAGAATTTATCGGGGCCCTCCGACCCGGAAGCGCCGAAACATCGGCCGAGTCAAATGGCCCTGCCAGAGTGACCTTCGCCGTGTCCAAAAGTACGTCCCCGACGTACAAACTGACCGGTGACGAAATATTCGTGCGGGCCAGGATCAGCTCGACCCGCTACATGTCGAGCCCGGCGAGAGACATACGCCATGAGATGGCCTGGACGCAGCCGGTCGTGCCGGAACGTTAGATCGCCGAAGACCGCGATAAGTAGGCAAGGCAAGGTGAGAATCGAACCCGTCGCCAAAGACGAAAAGCCCGGAGAGCCTGCGAGCTATCCGAGCCTTGACGAGCAGAAGTGCCTCCGATGGTTTTCGCGCACTTCTGCATTGTAGAGGTACAACGTCACGTACAAGTACGGGTGCATTCCCCCGGGCCTGGCCTGTATCAGAGAGGTGTGCCAGACCACCTTGAGAGATAGGTCGCGCTGCCTGGCTGCCTTCAGCGACACCCAATACTCACCAACGATCGTACACGGGGCTTTGCTTGCGGCCGATTAGTCCTTCGTTCGTGCAAGCCAGAAGAGCATGCGTCCGGTCCCTGCAATTCCGATTAGCTGCAGGAAGTACAGACTGTAGAATCGGCTGCCTTTCACATAGACGAATCTATCCGGCCCACTCAAAGTCGAATTCAGAGTGATAGGATTTCTGTAGAAAGGCGCGTATCGAATACCGTTTGCATCGTCACGTTGCCACGGCACGTAAAAGAATGCAGCTACGAAGAATGCCACGATGAACGTCGCCGTGATTAGTCGTTGTCTGTCGTTCATATCCTGCGAATGAATGAAAAGCGAGATGGCAGTCCAACAGCAACGAACGGCAATTCGAACAAAGAGCCCCTGACCCCGAATGCCTTCAAAGAAAGTCTGCGCGCAAACTCTCTACAGAGCCTGCATGCTGACAATATCGTAGCACCTGAAACGTTCCTGCGACATCGAGAAAGTGCAGGCCCCCTCACGCACTCCGACAGCTGAGATGAAACTCCTCGTTAGTGGCTGGCTAGTGCTTCTGGCCATCGTGATTGTCGAATCAGGCTTCCCACTCGTAGCTCCGTTCCGTCACCTCTTAGGAGTCGTTGACGGCACGATCAGTCCGAGTTCGGGGAATCTCGGCGTGGTGGCCGGAGAATTCGTCATCCTTGCTGCCGTGGCCGCCATTGCGTATGTCTTTCTTCGTTGTGCAGCTAAGATACTGGATACGCCGGGCGAGGATACCACCCACCAGCGGCAGTAGAACCATGCCGGCGCACCTCCGGCTTCACCTATCGGACCCACGAGATCCACAATGTTCGGTTTCGTTGTGCTTTACCTACTTCCGGACCGTGACGTCCAGATCAGTCTTCGCGAGTGCCGCGATCTCAAATTCTGCGGCCATCGTTGTCGCCGGCCAACACGCGCCAGTCAGTTAACGAACTGCCTCTGCGTTGCCCCCGGCTTGAACTCGTCCAGCTTGCTCAAATCCCGATACGCCTTGCGTGCCGAAACAAAGAGGCCGCCAAGGTGCGGCGCCATCCGGAGATACGAGAAACTCCTGAACGGTGAAACGGCTGGTTTGATACGCAGTGCTCTCGTAAGGGACGCCGAGCGCCGATGCAGCCGACGGTACTCTCGATAGAATTCATCGGTCGGCAGGCGCGTCGGGAATAGGCTGTGAGCCAGGTCGTACAGCCGCGTATCGTGCGAAAGAATATCGTCACGAACCTCATCGTGAAACGGCGTCCCGGGTAGTGGAGTCAAGACTGTGAATTCGAAGTAGTAGATGCCCATCCGATCCATGTACTCCAGGACGCGATCGAAATCTGCTCGCGTGTATTCCGGCCTGATGATGAAAGCACCCAGCGGATCTACACCATTCGCATGCAGGATCTCTATCGCCTGGCCATTCTCCGACACGGAGCCTTTCTTGTTGAGGGATTTGAGCTCCGCGTCATCTGGCGACTCCAGTCCGAGAAATACCTTCTTGAGACCAATCTCCGCCCACTTCTCGACAATGTCCGGATGTCGCAGAATGCTGTCCACGCGGCTGAGCACGTAAAACTGTTTGTCGAGTCTCGAGTGTTTAACCAGGTCGGCGATTCGGGAGGCATGACCATAATCGAAAAACAGATTGTCGTCGCCGATATAC
Protein-coding regions in this window:
- a CDS encoding DUF2569 family protein, which translates into the protein MEDNTLEGTGGWLLVYLIGSIPLLIVYSMGLSGWFFEYPIALMIAIFLILAVPLLLILSKSRKAPQWNIALLWAAAVLMTLRSLSVILMPSGTWDPMMQDELFGVVTILLGIVGFSVLWAIVWTLYFKKSQRVRNTFGE
- a CDS encoding beta-lactamase family protein is translated as MLRRSLLVGLLVNVLVICGCSESPADPDLGSDPTDPAGTVQAAVESFRTAHPHVLSAVGLIQQANGQLAEGFEGFLDESRTTAIGPDTRFSIGSITKTFTATMVLQLTEEGLVGLDEPLALYVSPAWSAVLDSIQYGQEVTVRQALGHRSGIYDYLISPLQAEILADPSRTYTPLEAFRHVKDGPPDFPPGTEFNYSNTNFLILGNVVENMTRQSYNEALRARILSPVGMVNTFMFDGSTASQRAGIAHSYATIGGGRFDVLDFSGAGWSLGVGGIISTAGDLVTFLRSLGSGQLFANSETLDMMTDLGENTWYGLGVQIDEQPFVGRCFGHGGYSFGSTANVRYCPATDVSFSAFYASDGVILGANLDILDRILSAEFD
- a CDS encoding glycoside hydrolase, with protein sequence MSVRPATISIIALALFTFATPLSRAQQSENQLHIDLSGQWQFSVGDDLAWKMPSPEEGQWTAIDVPGPWEPQGFSNYDGFAWYRRAFKIPASLEDADLVLHVGRIDDVDEVFLNGIFVGATGGMPPAYYSAYSAFREYAVPRGVLDPAGENIIAVRVYDQTGDGGIMEGRIGIGARPSTETDFIRLDGVWSFRTGDNNSWAETEIEKQGWSTVTVPGNWEPQGFRDYDGYAWYRKEFFLPAQPEPVPYVLVLGKIDDVDATFVNGREVGRTGAIDSGDMSGEDWRRSREYRIPADVLKFDDYNVIAVRVFDGTGGGGLYEGPHALYPEAIDESLLRSKLQNLLRRVTGRQQ
- a CDS encoding histidinol-phosphatase is translated as MRIVRACTGCESNPHRIADGWWKGNLHTHTLWSDGDDYPEMVVDWYKRNGYHFVALSDHDVLPEGSRWIRASTQKKGLSAFRLYKDRFDAVSVELAGQLIVRLKTLEEFRPLFEEADRFLIIQSEEISDNFESIDVHINATNIRELIPAQHGRTVGEVLQNNIDAVLEQRRRSGQAMIPHVSHPNLGWAITAGDIADLRGEKFFEVFNGHPGANSAGDRNHPATDVMWDEILVQRLTRGEDIIYGLAVDDAHHYREWHSTLTNPGRGWVMVRARPELTAESIVEALESGDFYSSTGVVLDDIVFDGTSIRIEIQAEPEILYETEFIGALRPGSAETSAESNGPARVTFAVSKSTSPTYKLTGDEIFVRARISSTRYMSSPARDIRHEMAWTQPVVPER
- a CDS encoding radical SAM protein, which codes for MNVLLIYPDTDPLSIIPDGLINIEPLGLEYLAGNLQDHDVTILDLKVEKRWQRVVDQGRPDVVGISGTVVHTSRMLAILDYVKHVHATAVTVVGGPHATLVPDDFAAPQVDVLIAGQNPIAFRRLVEAVDMGRAFDGIEGLMLRSGDGWKSTAPVRAFKDLDHLPMPRRDLTSRFRSRYRHLVWKPVALMITSVGCPYGCNFCPCPVLTDRRVLRRSPDAVLQELLEIDEPYVYIGDDNLFFDYGHASRIADLVKHSRLDKQFYVLSRVDSILRHPDIVEKWAEIGLKKVFLGLESPDDAELKSLNKKGSVSENGQAIEILHANGVDPLGAFIIRPEYTRADFDRVLEYMDRMGIYYFEFTVLTPLPGTPFHDEVRDDILSHDTRLYDLAHSLFPTRLPTDEFYREYRRLHRRSASLTRALRIKPAVSPFRSFSYLRMAPHLGGLFVSARKAYRDLSKLDEFKPGATQRQFVN